In the genome of Massilia sp. PAMC28688, one region contains:
- a CDS encoding IS3 family transposase (programmed frameshift), whose translation MHNRKHQISTPVAPPDTTDVSPSEAQRPDPEVVPTAKRRAFSKAEKLRILAAADACVAPGDIGALLRREGIYSSHLATWRKQRQAAGEVAALERKRGPKADPAAAQTRRVLELEKEVERLRAKLVKADLIIDVQKKLSTLLGEHQRHTERAEVINAANSLGEQVGLAAACRALRLPRSALYRDRAARHICLLPPPVATAPARRPPLALSELERRVVLDVLNSPRFANCAPAAIHAQLLDEGRYVASVRTMYRLLQGCAAVRERRNQLRHPEYAKPELLAVVPNQVWSWDITKLKGPVRGTCFHLYVILDIFSRYVVGWMVAEQETAELAEQLIADTAAKECISPGALTLHADRGSSMRSKPVATLLSDLGIAKSHSRPYVSDDNPYSEAQFKTMKYQPGFPARFGSLADARAHCATFFTWYNQQHRHSGIGMMTPESVHTGRAIEVRKQRQATLADAFQRTPNRFKHRMPQPQKLPTAAWINPPAMETKAA comes from the exons ATGCACAACCGAAAGCATCAAATTAGCACTCCAGTAGCTCCCCCGGACACCACCGACGTGTCGCCTTCCGAAGCGCAACGGCCAGACCCCGAGGTCGTCCCCACTGCCAAGCGGCGCGCTTTTTCCAAGGCCGAGAAACTGCGCATTCTGGCCGCCGCTGACGCCTGCGTGGCGCCCGGCGACATCGGCGCGTTGCTGCGTCGGGAAGGCATCTACTCGTCCCACCTGGCGACGTGGCGCAAGCAGCGTCAAGCTGCAGGCGAGGTCGCCGCTCTGGAGCGCAAGCGCGGCCCGAAAGCTGATCCCGCTGCCGCCCAGACGCGGCGCGTGCTGGAGCTGGAAAAAGAAGTAGAACGCCTGCGCGCGAAGCTGGTCAAGGCCGACTTGATTATCGACGTCCAAAAAAAACTTTCCACTCTGCTGGGT GAGCACCAGCGACACACCGAGCGAGCCGAAGTGATTAATGCCGCCAACAGCCTGGGTGAGCAGGTCGGCCTGGCCGCTGCGTGTCGCGCCTTGCGTCTGCCACGCAGCGCCCTGTATCGCGACCGCGCCGCGCGCCACATCTGCCTGTTGCCGCCCCCTGTCGCGACAGCACCAGCGAGGCGGCCTCCGCTGGCGCTGTCGGAACTGGAGCGCCGCGTCGTACTTGACGTGCTCAACAGCCCGCGCTTCGCCAATTGCGCGCCTGCAGCCATCCACGCCCAGTTGCTCGACGAAGGGCGCTATGTGGCCTCGGTACGCACCATGTATCGCTTGCTGCAGGGCTGCGCCGCCGTGCGCGAGCGGCGCAACCAACTACGCCATCCAGAGTACGCCAAGCCCGAGCTGCTGGCCGTGGTGCCCAATCAAGTCTGGAGCTGGGACATCACGAAACTGAAGGGGCCGGTCAGAGGAACCTGTTTCCATCTGTACGTCATACTCGACATCTTCAGCCGCTACGTCGTCGGCTGGATGGTGGCCGAGCAGGAAACCGCCGAATTGGCCGAGCAACTCATCGCCGACACCGCCGCTAAGGAATGCATCTCGCCGGGCGCGCTGACGTTGCATGCCGACCGAGGCAGCAGCATGCGCTCTAAGCCAGTGGCCACGCTGCTGTCCGATCTGGGCATCGCCAAGTCGCACAGCAGGCCCTACGTCTCCGACGACAACCCGTACTCGGAGGCGCAGTTCAAGACCATGAAGTACCAGCCCGGATTCCCAGCACGTTTTGGCTCGCTGGCTGACGCGCGCGCTCACTGCGCCACGTTCTTCACTTGGTACAACCAGCAGCATCGCCATTCCGGCATCGGAATGATGACGCCCGAGAGCGTCCACACCGGTCGCGCGATCGAAGTACGCAAGCAACGACAAGCCACTCTGGCAGATGCATTCCAGCGCACGCCGAACCGTTTCAAACACCGCATGCCGCAGCCGCAGAAGCTACCAACGGCAGCATGGATTAACCCACCGGCGATGGAGACGAAAGCTGCCTGA
- a CDS encoding pitrilysin family protein codes for MKWKVLAASIMLGAASLAQAAVSADARSFTLPNGMKFIVLESRAIPNANMYTFWKVGSRNEQPGTTGLSHFFEHMMFNGSKKYGPKMFDSTLEAKGGSNNAYTSNDVTVYQDWFPAASLETVFALESDRIGHLSIDPKLVESERGVVLSERSTGLENSNIRLLSQEVSGVAFQAHPYSWPVIGHESDIKAWTQDDLVSFFKTYYAPNNAVAVIVGDVKFDEVKRLATRYFAAIPKRALPPKVRTVEPPQTGERRLFVTKASATSPNLMVAYKTPQANHPDYYALEVLQSILAEGKTSRLYQALVEQQLATSVGASGSDGFDPGLFAVYAVAADQVTPARLEQALLAEVARVSKDGVTEEELQKVKNQKLVNLYRQLETINGKAQNIGWYETFFGDYRKLDEVPANFKKLTRADIQAVAAKYLVKSQRTVGVLAAKEPE; via the coding sequence ATGAAGTGGAAAGTTCTGGCAGCGAGCATCATGCTCGGCGCCGCCTCGCTCGCCCAAGCGGCCGTCAGCGCCGATGCGCGCAGTTTTACCCTGCCCAACGGTATGAAATTCATCGTGCTGGAAAGCCGCGCCATCCCCAACGCGAACATGTACACCTTCTGGAAGGTCGGCTCGCGCAACGAGCAGCCGGGCACCACCGGGCTGTCGCACTTTTTCGAGCACATGATGTTCAACGGGTCCAAAAAGTACGGCCCCAAGATGTTTGACAGCACGCTGGAAGCCAAGGGTGGCTCCAACAACGCCTACACCAGCAATGACGTGACGGTGTACCAGGACTGGTTTCCGGCCGCATCGCTGGAAACCGTGTTCGCGCTGGAGAGTGACCGCATTGGCCACCTGTCCATCGATCCCAAGCTGGTCGAGAGTGAACGTGGCGTGGTGCTGTCCGAACGCAGCACGGGCCTGGAAAACTCGAACATCCGCCTGCTGTCGCAGGAAGTGTCTGGCGTGGCGTTCCAGGCGCATCCCTATTCCTGGCCGGTGATCGGTCATGAGTCGGACATCAAGGCCTGGACCCAGGACGACCTGGTGAGTTTTTTCAAGACCTATTACGCGCCCAATAATGCGGTGGCCGTGATCGTGGGCGACGTCAAGTTCGACGAGGTCAAGCGCCTGGCAACCCGGTATTTTGCCGCCATTCCAAAACGCGCCCTGCCGCCCAAGGTACGCACGGTTGAACCGCCGCAGACCGGCGAGCGCCGCCTGTTCGTGACCAAGGCCTCGGCCACGTCGCCAAACCTGATGGTGGCTTACAAGACCCCGCAGGCGAACCACCCCGATTACTACGCGCTGGAAGTCTTGCAGAGCATTCTGGCAGAAGGAAAAACCTCGCGCTTGTACCAGGCACTGGTAGAGCAGCAGCTGGCCACTTCGGTTGGCGCATCCGGTTCGGACGGCTTCGACCCCGGGCTGTTCGCCGTGTACGCGGTGGCAGCTGACCAAGTCACCCCGGCGCGCCTGGAGCAGGCGTTGCTGGCAGAAGTCGCCCGCGTGAGTAAAGATGGCGTGACCGAAGAAGAGCTGCAAAAGGTAAAGAACCAGAAGCTGGTCAACCTGTACCGTCAACTTGAAACCATCAACGGCAAGGCGCAGAACATCGGCTGGTACGAGACATTCTTTGGCGACTACCGGAAACTCGATGAAGTACCGGCGAACTTCAAAAAGCTCACTCGTGCCGACATCCAGGCAGTAGCGGCCAAGTATCTCGTGAAATCGCAGCGCACCGTGGGCGTGCTGGCAGCAAAGGAACCTGAATAA
- the trmB gene encoding tRNA (guanosine(46)-N7)-methyltransferase TrmB: MLYDPTEHRIRSFVTRAGRLSIAQARALEELGPKFLIEYAKAPLDYEQAFGRKAPVILEIGFGMGDTTSHIAKGMPEKDFIGVEVHTPGVGSLLKQIGEQGLTNLRLIQHDAVEVLNQMIPDASLAGVHVFFPDPWHKARHNKRRLLQTPFVQLLAQKLAPGGYLHCATDWEDYAVQMLDVLGSEPLLQNTAEGYAPQPAYRPLTKFENRGLKLGHGVWDLVFTKRG, encoded by the coding sequence ATGTTGTATGACCCGACCGAGCACCGGATTCGCAGTTTCGTCACGCGCGCCGGCCGCCTGTCGATCGCCCAGGCGCGTGCGCTGGAAGAACTGGGGCCGAAATTCCTGATCGAGTATGCCAAGGCGCCGCTCGACTACGAACAGGCATTTGGCCGCAAAGCGCCGGTGATCCTGGAAATTGGTTTTGGCATGGGCGACACCACCTCGCACATCGCCAAGGGCATGCCGGAGAAGGATTTCATCGGCGTGGAAGTGCACACGCCCGGCGTGGGCAGCCTGCTCAAGCAGATCGGGGAACAGGGCCTGACAAATCTGCGCCTGATCCAGCACGACGCGGTGGAAGTGCTCAACCAGATGATCCCGGATGCCTCGCTGGCCGGCGTCCACGTGTTTTTTCCGGATCCCTGGCACAAGGCGCGCCACAACAAGCGCCGCCTGCTGCAAACGCCGTTTGTCCAGCTGCTGGCACAGAAGCTGGCGCCTGGCGGCTACCTGCACTGCGCCACCGACTGGGAAGACTACGCCGTGCAGATGCTCGACGTGCTGGGCAGCGAGCCACTGCTGCAGAACACGGCCGAAGGCTATGCGCCGCAGCCGGCGTACCGTCCCCTGACCAAGTTTGAAAACCGCGGCCTGAAACTTGGCCATGGCGTGTGGGACCTGGTGTTCACAAAACGCGGATAA
- a CDS encoding DUF4224 domain-containing protein produces MSDLFLTRDEVAELTGWKTKTKQIQHLRTLGMRFWINGQGLPVVPRSAIEGLRPPSEPARVKVTAPAFLELQHRDEKGNWIPPGLRTPKKA; encoded by the coding sequence ATGAGTGACCTTTTCTTGACGCGCGACGAGGTCGCAGAACTCACAGGCTGGAAAACGAAGACAAAGCAAATTCAGCACCTCCGAACCCTCGGCATGCGATTTTGGATAAACGGACAGGGTTTGCCAGTTGTACCGAGAAGCGCCATCGAAGGTCTTAGGCCACCATCGGAACCGGCGCGGGTCAAAGTAACGGCGCCTGCGTTTCTTGAACTTCAGCACCGGGACGAGAAAGGGAACTGGATTCCGCCAGGGCTCCGCACCCCCAAAAAGGCATAG
- a CDS encoding pitrilysin family protein → MKMIVSAGLLAVAAHAGAAEFRLPAFETTKLPNGLTVYLMERHEAPIIAVRTVVKAGSVNDGSQPGLATLTADATLLGSTQHSKADIDKAFDFRGAMLAASGSAEQLTLDADFAREDAAELMPLLAEMVVSPSFDAAELAKLQKRRLIGLSQAKEAPRNVVKAYYNSMLFGSSPYAIPERGTIASMTALRQQDVQGFHQRYYRPDNAAIVVVGDFKTADMKARIASLYANWRATGPAPKTQDNGKVNADKARVWLVNKPDAIETTFMIGGPGIARNDPDYVPLQVLNTVMGGRFTSWLNDELRVNSGLTYGARSEFATLSQTGVFGISSFTALPNTKPALELALKTYNRLWDKGIHAATLESAKAYVKGQYPPRFETSSQLASLLGDMFVSNVGREQIDNFMRDVDALTPARAKALAERHFPRKNLQMVLIGKADAIRPIAAAYGEVTELDINADGFGPVAK, encoded by the coding sequence ATGAAGATGATTGTTAGCGCAGGCCTGCTGGCCGTCGCGGCGCACGCCGGTGCCGCCGAATTTCGCCTGCCGGCTTTTGAAACCACCAAGCTTCCCAACGGGTTGACCGTGTACTTGATGGAGCGCCATGAGGCACCCATCATTGCCGTGCGCACGGTCGTCAAGGCGGGTTCCGTCAACGATGGCTCCCAGCCTGGGCTGGCCACGCTGACGGCAGACGCCACCCTGCTTGGCAGCACCCAGCACAGCAAGGCTGACATTGACAAGGCGTTCGACTTCCGCGGCGCCATGCTCGCCGCATCTGGATCGGCAGAACAGCTGACCCTCGATGCCGACTTCGCACGCGAGGATGCAGCGGAACTGATGCCGTTGCTGGCAGAGATGGTGGTCTCGCCCTCGTTCGATGCGGCCGAACTGGCCAAGCTGCAAAAGCGCAGGCTGATTGGCCTGTCGCAGGCAAAGGAAGCGCCGCGCAATGTGGTCAAGGCTTACTACAACAGCATGCTGTTTGGCAGCTCGCCGTACGCCATTCCTGAACGCGGCACCATCGCGTCGATGACGGCGCTGCGCCAGCAGGACGTGCAGGGCTTCCACCAGCGCTACTACCGGCCGGACAACGCGGCCATCGTCGTGGTGGGCGACTTCAAGACGGCCGATATGAAGGCGCGCATCGCATCGCTGTATGCGAACTGGCGCGCCACCGGGCCGGCACCGAAGACGCAGGACAATGGCAAAGTCAACGCGGACAAGGCGCGCGTCTGGCTGGTGAACAAGCCCGATGCCATTGAGACGACCTTCATGATCGGCGGCCCCGGCATCGCACGCAACGATCCCGACTACGTACCGCTGCAGGTGCTCAATACGGTCATGGGAGGACGCTTTACATCGTGGCTGAACGACGAACTGCGTGTCAATTCAGGCCTTACCTACGGGGCGCGAAGCGAGTTTGCGACCCTCTCGCAGACGGGCGTATTTGGCATTTCCAGCTTCACCGCGCTACCCAACACCAAGCCGGCGCTCGAACTGGCGCTCAAGACCTACAACCGGCTGTGGGACAAGGGCATTCATGCAGCGACGCTGGAATCGGCCAAGGCTTACGTCAAGGGCCAGTACCCGCCGCGCTTCGAGACCAGTAGCCAGCTTGCCTCGCTCCTGGGCGACATGTTTGTCTCCAACGTGGGACGGGAACAGATCGACAATTTCATGCGCGATGTTGATGCACTCACGCCGGCGCGTGCCAAGGCACTGGCCGAGCGCCACTTCCCACGCAAGAACTTGCAGATGGTCCTGATCGGCAAGGCGGACGCGATCCGGCCGATCGCGGCAGCGTATGGTGAGGTGACGGAGCTCGATATCAACGCCGACGGATTCGGGCCGGTGGCAAAGTAA